In Nitrosococcus halophilus Nc 4, the genomic stretch ATCAAAGCCCGCACACTCTTTGAGCCGCTGTAGGAGCAAATCCATGCCGGCGCCGGTTAGCACGGAAAGCCGGAGCACTACCCTCTGAGAATCTTCTCTGCGCTCTGCTGACGCGCCACTCAGATCAATCTTGTTCAGTATGAGGGTATGGGACACATTATCAGGTAATTCACCGAGAATCGATTGCTCTAATTCCGTTAAACCCACCTGATCATCGGCAATCAGCAACACATGGTCAGCGTTAGTAAACTCTTCACGGGTACGACGCATTCCTTCCTGTTCGATGATATCCATGGAATCATGAAGCCCCGCAGTGTCAGAAAGGCGTATAGGCAAACCGTCGATAGTAATATGCTCGCGCAAAAGATCCCGGGTAGTTCCAGGGACATCCGTAACAATGGCAGCTTCAAATCCCGCCAAGCGATTGTGCAGGCTGGATTTACCGACGTTGGGCCGGCCTACCAGCACCACCCTTATTCCTTCCCGAAGTAAAGCCCCCTGCCGGGCGCTGCGATGGATTCTCCTTAATATGGATTGGAGTTCTTGTAAACGCTCTGCCACTGCCCCTTGTTCAATAAAATCAATATCCTCATCGCTAAAATCAATATCCGCCTCTACCAAACAGCGTAGTTCGATTAACTGATCTCGCAAATCCTGGATCTGGGCTGAAAATTCACCGTGGAGAGAACGTAGGGCACTGCGGGCAGCCTGCTCAGAGGCACTTTCAATAAGATCGGCAATCGCCTCAGCCTGGGCTAAATCAATTTTATTATTAAGAAAGGCCCGCTCACTAAACTCACCAGGACGCGCTAAACGAACGCCTAACTGGAGAACACAGCTCAAAAGCCAGTCCATCACGACAGGCCCTCCGTGCCCCTGCAACTCCAGTACATCTTCACCGGTAAAAGAGTGTGGGCTAGGAAAATAGAGAGCGAGCCCCCGATCGATGGTCTCTCCCTCGCCATCGCGAAAACGAGAGAAAGCAGCGTAACGGGGCGGAGGAAGCCGCCCCGTAATGTGTTTTGCCACTTGACGGCAAAGCGGGCCTGAAACGCGAACCACCCCAATGCCACCTCGACCGGGTGGGGTGGCTATCGCAGCGATGGTATCGCTCAGCCCTCCTTTTCGATCTGGCGAGTAATGTACCATTGCTGGGCAATGGAAAGGATATTATTGACCACCCAATACAGGACCAATCCCGCCGGAAACAGAACAAAGAAGATAGTAAACATCACCGGCATCAAAGAGATAACCTTCGCCTGTATAGGGTCGGTTGGTGCTGGACTCAGCTTCTGCTGGACAAACATGCTTACCCCCATTAATAGGGGCAAGATATAATAAGGATCTTTCGCAGTGAGGTCCTGAATCCAGAAAACAAATGGCGCATGCCGTAATTCAACCGATTCTATTAACATCCAATAGAGCGCAATAAATACGGGGATCTGCACCAAGATAGGAAGACATCCCCCCATAGGATTGACCTTCTCCTTCCTATATAGCTCCATCATGGCTTGACCCATTTTGTGTCGATCATCCCCATGCCGTTCCTTGAGAGCAAGAAGCTGAGGCTGTAATTTGCGCATGCGGGCCATAGAGCGGTAACTGGTCTGGGAAAGCTTGAAGAAAATCAGCTTGACCACCACGGTCAACAGCACGATAGCCCATCCCCAGTTGCCCACCAAACTATGGAACCAGCTCATCAGCCAGAAGAGGGGCTCAGCAAGGATGGTCAATTTGCCATAATCTACGGTTAGGTTAAGTTTTGGGGCTGTAGCTGCCAGCCGGTCCTGAATCTTGGGACCCGCAAACAAACTCAAATTGAACTCTCCGTTCTCCCCTGGAGCCACC encodes the following:
- the mnmE gene encoding tRNA uridine-5-carboxymethylaminomethyl(34) synthesis GTPase MnmE, giving the protein MVHYSPDRKGGLSDTIAAIATPPGRGGIGVVRVSGPLCRQVAKHITGRLPPPRYAAFSRFRDGEGETIDRGLALYFPSPHSFTGEDVLELQGHGGPVVMDWLLSCVLQLGVRLARPGEFSERAFLNNKIDLAQAEAIADLIESASEQAARSALRSLHGEFSAQIQDLRDQLIELRCLVEADIDFSDEDIDFIEQGAVAERLQELQSILRRIHRSARQGALLREGIRVVLVGRPNVGKSSLHNRLAGFEAAIVTDVPGTTRDLLREHITIDGLPIRLSDTAGLHDSMDIIEQEGMRRTREEFTNADHVLLIADDQVGLTELEQSILGELPDNVSHTLILNKIDLSGASAERREDSQRVVLRLSVLTGAGMDLLLQRLKECAGFDGEGEGYFLARRRHLEALQRAGAAVAAAGEILKEEGPEEMLAEELRQAQNALAEITGEYRSDDLLGEIFSTFCIGK